tttaatcccagcactcgggaggcagagccaggcggatctctgtgagttcgaggccagcctggtctccaaagcgagttccaggaaaggcgcaaagctgcacagagaaaccctgtctcgaaaaaaccaaaaaaaaaaaattacatttatttattatttgggggAAGGAGGTGGCACacgcatgcagaggtcagaggacgacttgagGGAGgtggtcttctctctctccactaaGTGGGACCCAGGATCAAActccagttgtcaggcttggaggcaaacattttacctgctgagctgcctccctGAGCACCTTCCAGAAGAGGCAGGGAGTGCTTCAGGAACCCCAAGCCTTCCCTAAGAAGCTGTCCCCGAAGACAGTAGGCAGCCTACGGGGCCCCAGTTTGGACAAAATGGTGTCTCCCTACAACTACTACCACGAAGCCCCAGTTCCCACTATGGCTATATCTCAAGACAAGGCCTTCAAGGTGGTAATAGCAATTAAAGCTAAACGAGGTTTGGGGTCTGCTAGAATCAGTTTCACCAGCGTCCTCACCAGAGGGGAACAGCTGAGCACTCAGGGAGAGCCAAGGCCATAGGGAGACACACAGAGTaggctgccagccagccacagagcggCCTTGGGTGATTAGGCCTGTAGGCTCTAGGACTGTGTGTGGAAGGCATCCAGTCTGTAGGATTTTGTTTTGGCAACTCTGGCAACCGAAACCACCTCTGTCTAATTAATTCCCTGCAGTCACCAAGAAAGTCCAGGCTCAGAATTGTTGGATAAAAAGAAACGTGAAAGCTGGGCTTTCAGGGAAACAACTAAAATTAGCTAACTGAAAATgggaaaaggggggtggggaacTCCCATAAAAACCCCAGATACAtggctcctgcctgtaatcccagcatgcaggacgTTTGAAGAAGTTTCAAGGCAGGCTGACTTAatagacaccttgtctcaaaagcacaaaaacaaaacaaaactgagctggtgggatggctccGAGGGTGAACCggcttgccacacaagcttggCGACCTGAGTTCCGTCCTCAAAcccaagagaaggagagaaccatgtCCATAAAGTTGTCTTCCGACTTCCACAGGGTGCTGCTGTGCAGGGCAGACATTCTTGCGCATACACCCACACAGTAAGTGTATTGTTTGTTTCAGGCTGAGGCTGCAACTCGGTtttagagtgcttacctagcatacctaaggccctgggtttgattcccagcacgaCACAAACCAGGCATCACCTAAGCTACACATCAAGTAATGCACGCTAactcccccccgccccgccccgcccccccacgGTTCTGCCCGGCTGACCTCCCACCAGTAGAACCACATACTTTCTCCTTCGAAGCCTTTTAGCCGAGTGGGGATGGTTCCTTCATTCCGGGACCCATCTCCGGACTtcgcctgccccccccccccctccccgagtCGCTCCAGCAGTCAACGCCCCTCTCCATACCCGGCCGTAGTCCCGGGTGTCTCCCCATTCACCTTCTTGTTCCCAAAGCCCTTCTAGGGAACGCGCTCTGCAAGGAAATttgtgacccccccccaaccccccggggacggggacggggacgcGATCTCCAGGCCCAGGAATCCACCCCAGCACTCCTCCTAGAGAGGCACACTGGTTCCAGGGAGCTGAGATGTAAAAGGAGTGTGTGGCTCAAGTTCAAGAGCTGGCCGGGACCAAGAAGATCCGGAGTTACAACTCTTAGATCAGGGGTCCTTGGCCCAGCCAGACCATCCCTTCACTCACGTGATCAGCTCCGCCTTCCTACACTCAACTGCCTCCCCCAGACTTTCCAACCCTCTCTTCCCCCACACTTTCCCTACCGACCCTCCACCTATTCCTCCCTATTCACCTTCTACACTAGTCTCATTCCCACATTCATCCTCGTCGGCTCTCCAGATCCTCCTTATCCTTTGCCCCTAACCCGCATGCCTTTGCACTCTTAGTGGAGAGCGGAAGGGGTGAGTGTGAGGGCCGCGTGGGCATCACCACGTCCTAACTGGGCCAGCCTTGGGAGAGGCCCCCTGCAAATGGAGGTTTCTAGATTCTCTGGAGGTTGAGTCCTCATACTCATCTAGGGAGGAGCTGCCTTCTACCCAAGCCTCTAAGTCTTTTGGGAGTGGGGGTCGGGTAGCTGCTCCCAGGGCAGAGTGCTTTTCCCTGAATGTTTAGGAAGGGGCCTGCTTCTGTTCAGCATACCGGCTCCCATACTTCACCAGGGCTGTCAGGAGGGCTCAGTGGGAAGGGAATGTGGTGAACATGGAGCTAAGCTTGAAAAAAAACGTCCCCAACCAAACTAGGAAGCTGCGGGATGTGAGGGGAGGCCGGGTCCCAGCAGGAGAAGAACTCCCAAGACTGAGAGGAAGGCTGCAGCTGCTCATTGCGCTCCTTAGGAGCGCTGTGGGCAGTCAGCCCCCTGCTGGAACTCGTAAATGTGGATTAGAGCGCCACCTCCTGGGAGGGGGTTTGTTTCTGCCTTTCCTAACTACGCCAGTGCCAGGAAAGCTTTGGCTGCTTAGCACTGTCTTGGCTGGCCTCAGGCTTCGAAGCATCTTACCAACCCTCTTAATGCTGGTGTTTAGAGGGCCTTTAGAGTGTGTGACTTCCAGGATGACATGCTCATGCCTCTCTTATAGTACGGAGACCCCCTATGGGCAATCCGTTAAGAAGATGCCACGCTCATAGCATGACAGTAGGCGTCCCTTGACTCTTCAGATACTCCCCAGAGATATAGGACATAGGGGTGGGTACTGAAGGTGAAATTTGGTCCTTGAGGGTTAGGGAGCTGCTCTGAGGCAGATGACTAAGCAAAGAGCCCTGGCTGGTGCCTCTCTTTGCCAACTTTAGCCCCAAGCTTATAACCTGTGGTGGAGGAAATAGAACTTTGTACTGGAACATATTTAAATCTAAGGTGCCTCAAGCACAGATAGGAGCAGAGTTATAACCCCCAGGCACTTGTGGGGAGTGCCTtgaattaaaggaaataaaacattctgCTTTAGTGTGGTTTGGTGGTACAGACCTGCAGTCCTAGCacccaggagtcagaggcaggcagatttctgtgagttcaagggcactccaagctgcacagtgagaccctgtctcaaataaaataaaattcagatctGTGGTTATACTGGCCAGATTCCAAGGGCTCTGgtgagttctagaacattctgtaATGCCAGGAATGCTGCTCAACACTGCAAGGTGGAGGGTACTGGGTTCACTGGTGCTATGAGAAAGCCGGACACATCAATAATTGAGacagcacatttttaaacataataaagttaAAGATTTCATCTTGGAAATGAATGACAGAGATGATGAGTAGCTAGTGGTTATAGACCTCCATGAGAAAAGAGATCTGTTATTAAGAAGTCACTTAAatcaccaggcatggtagcatatacctttTCCCCCCCAAGgtatagacatttttttttaatttataatattttttgtttgtttgtttttcgagacagggtttctctgtgtagctttgtgcctttcctagaactcacagagatccgcctggctctgcctcccgagtgctgggattaaaggcgtgtgccatcaccgcccagcaatttatagtatttttatattttacataccaaccacagatacctcctcccaccccccctcctgcccactccccatcccctccttcaaaagggtaaggcctcccatggggagtcagcaaagcctggtatattcagttgaggcaggactaagccccccctcccccatcaagggtaagcaaggtgtcccaccatcggtaataggctccagaaagccagctcatacaccagggatagatcctgatcccactgccaggggcccctcaaacagacccagctacacaactgtctctggtatgcagagggcctagtccagtcccatgcaggttccacagctgtgggTCTAAATAAGGTTCGTGAGTTcctacgagcttggttcagttgtctctggaGATTTCCCCATCAGGATcttgaccccccacccccacccctgctcatgtaatccctcctccctctcttcgactgaactccaggagctcagactggtgcttggctgtggatctctgcatctgcttccatcagttactggataaaggctctatgatgacagttagggtattcaccaatctgattaccagtgtaggccagttcaggcatcctctccactattgccagggcatatacctttaatcccagcactccacaggcagaagtaggcaagatctctgtgagttcgaggcctagtctacaaagcacaTTTCAGGTCAGTCAgggtctgttacacagagaaaccttgcctcaaaaaataaataaataaataaataaataaacaaaaaataaaaaaataaaaaaaaataaaaagaagtcacCAGGATAGAGTCACACATGGTGCAAAGGGACACTGTGCCCTCAAGGTTGAGGGGACTATGTAGTCAGGAAACTAGAGTGGCTAGCTATGGGCTGGGGGTACAGGAAGCACCACAGAGAAGCAGAAGCATGGGACCAGAGAGGGATGTGGAGCTTGGGCCTCATCAGATGCCTCACCAAGCCCCTAAGGCAGGACCTGCATCAACAACCATGTAGGTAACTGAACACTAATGAGAAATGATACAACCAGTAGTAAATGGGGGTCGATCAGTCACAGAGGAACCAACCAGGGTAAAACTCTTTTTAAGATTGGCATGGGCATCATAAAGAAACATGAGGccaggcggtggcgcacgcctttaatcccagcactcgggaggcagagccaggtggatctctgtgagttcgaggccagtctggtctacatagctgtCAGTATGGAGTACACCAAGTAAGACAGTTAGACCTGCTCTTTTGGGCAGTATCTAAATGCAGATAATTGGCAGAGCCAATTAAGTCGTCTCAAACTAACTAAGTTGTTGAGTACTGACTACTACCCTGAGTTGGGAGCAGGCTTCTATAAGAAATTGGGGTGATCCTTTGGGTATTTCCCTCTACTACTGGGCTGTCCCTGAGGCAAAGGCTTTGTATGTGAGCCCTCCACTCAGTTCCAGGctaatccaggacaggcaccaaaagaagaaacagagaaaccctgtctggaaaacaacaacaacaacaacaacaaaaaaaaaaaaaaaaaaaaaaaaaaaaaaaaaaaaaaaccatgaggcACAAGTGCCCACAGCTTAGCTTGAACAGGAAGGAAATAACTAGACTCTTCACTTAACAGAAAACTTCCATGGAAGAGCAACTGCTTACATGTATGTAACTGGCTGAAATCAGGTTGCCAGTCAAGGAAAAGGATTGTGATGTCCAAGGCCTGGTGATAGCCATGAGCTGGCCTGGCTATTCTGTTACAAACAGAAGATGAAGGTAGATTAACCAGGAATGGCGATGACGCTGAGAAATCCCAGTAGGTGACCAAGAGTAAGACAGCCCCACAGTGGACACTGAGGATGCTGGAGTGAGCACTGTGGGAAAATGGAAATCTTTGTACCTCCGAAGTCATACAAAGAGGGAACACAGGTTTTCCAACACCATAGGATGTATTCTTTGCAGATACGATAGACCCAAATTCAATGTCATGGTTAGTAAAGGCAGTATTCCCAGGGCTGTGAAGGGATTTGAggattcataaaataaaaacagttcgctgggcatagtggtgcacacctttaatcccggttctcagaggcagaggcaggtggatccctgtgagttcgaggccagcctggtctacaaagagagtttcatGATAGCCGGGGCTGTTACCCcggctcaaaaacaaaaacaaaacaaacaaacaaacaaaaaacccaaaacaatcaaccaaagaaacaaacaaaaacagtctcTAGTGGGACACTGTATACCTGACATAATTCAGAGAAACATGTGTAGATCAAGCATTAATTCAGACAGAGAAGAACCAGGAGATGGGGGATGATGCACTTGAAAttgtaaaggatttatttatgtaCTGGTGGTGTTAGGGCTTGAGCTGAGGGTTCTGTGCATAGAAGAGCTGTATGTCATTTACATTTGCTACATTTTAGGAAGAGTAGACATGGGGGCACAGTTCCACTGTAGATTCTTGCCCGGCATGACAAGGCCTTGCCTCTTATTTCCatcacagcaaaaacaaacaaaaaacaaacaaacaaacaaaaaacaaaaaccaaccaaaccaaaaacgtAATAAAAACCACAGAACCACCTACTGCTGGTATAATGAGCCCCAAACTGGTTAAGATTGTTTACATGTAAGTATTCATTTATCAACAATATACTGAACCACTAGAAGAACTGACATTACAGAAGCCCAGATTATATATTAGGCATAAATTTGAGGAAGCATCAGGATGCTGGTACCCTCACAGCATAGATTTGGAGTGGGATGGAAAGTCCACACAGCATGACCAGTGAAGGGGATTAGCCTGGAACTGAGTGGAGGGCTCACATACAAAGCCTTTGCCTCAGGGACAGCCCAGTAGTAGAGGGAAATACCCAAAGGATCACCCCAATTTCTTATAGAAGCCTGCTCCCAACTCAGGGTAGTAGTCAGTACTCAACAACTTAGTTAGGTTGAGACCAGTTAATTGGCTCAGATACTGCCCAAAAGAGCAGGTCTAACTGTCTTACATGGTGTACTCTATACTGACAGGCTACAGcacagagcaagcaggaaggCCAGTCCACTGggatgagagagaaaatgaaacaccCACTCATGACCAGGACATTTTCGTAACTCCATTAGCtcaaaaacaagattcaaacCTCACACCCACTGGGATGGCGATGACTAAATAAGTTTAGACTTAAGGAggctggccgggtggtggtagtgcatccctttaatctcagcatttgggagggaaaggccagctgatctctgtgagttcgaggccaggctgctctggtctacagactgagttctgactacacagagaaactctgtatccaaaaaaaaaaaaaaaaaaaaaaaaaagaaagtattcacAACTTTAATTAATatcaacactcaagaggcaggcagctctgtgaGAGAGCAGCCGGGTCTACATAGGGAGCACAAGGCCAGACAGAAcaacacagtgagattctgtctcaaaacaaaaacccagggaCCTGGATCAGCTCAAGTATTAGCCCTAGtaacaaaacccaaaactttTCGTATCCCTAAGGCCATTGAAAGCAGACAAAACGAACTCCTCTCAAGTTTGAAGACAGAAGCAGTTAGAGATCCATTCCTGTCTCCTTGGGCTCACAAGCAGTTAGCTCAGTCAGACCCTCAGGAACCAGCTTCTCCAGAACTaaggtttgtgtgtgtacacttgctggtaaatataatcttttatattatatatgtgtatattttatttatctattgagacagggcttctctgtgtagccttggctgttttggaactcactgttGACTGGCCTTGTACTGAAGAGATTGATTCAattctctctacctcctgagtgcttggattagaggcgtgctccccccacccccgcctccccgCTAAGGGAAATACAATCTTTCAGAGTCTTAGAGACACCTGGGCTGTATCTGAGGCTCCCCACCTCCGGTGTCCACATCCTGTGGCTCTGACCTCCCAGGTGTATGTGCTGGGGAGGTATTTGCAGGACGGGCTTATCCATAAGGTTTTAGGGACTTAATTTAATACTCATTGTAGAGTGGGGTCCTCCCCAAGTTGGTCTCccccacgggggggggggcagtaccTGGCTGGAGACCCAAAACAGCAGTCAGCACGCCAAAGTATTCCAAGTCTTCAGAAAGGGGCGGAGCTGTGACCTTGGGACCACCTGGGCAAACTCTTCAGGAGTTCCCTTAGGCAAGACTGCACCAGTCCTGGGACTCACAATGTGGCCGGATGGGCCCAGAATTTGTAAAACGGAGCCAATCAGGAGTAGGTATTGTCATGCTAGTGAAGTGCCTGCAGCTACATCCTTTTCTAACTGTGGCCaagccctcccccaccctctctagTCCCGGAGGGCATTGGAATTTAAGCTAAAATTAGTAAATTCTAGCAGGCAGCTTGGCTGTGCTTGGTTGGTTGTGTCCAGGCCGGGGCCTCTCGATTGACCATACATCTCCACGGGAATCTTCCTGGGAGCTGTGCTCCTGACTCCCGTTCACAAGGACTGCAGTAGTCCGTATTCAAACCGAGGTTGGCTCAGGAGAGGGTAGAATTTTAGGGACGCTCTGCATTACCTGTCCAGCCTCCCCTCTCAGCTTCACTCACTGTTAACCAGAGCTCCTGGTGGGCGGGGTCCCGCACCTTGAGATCGTTGGTATCCAACAGGTATCAACTGTGTACCACCCCACCCAAGCCTTCACTGAAATGCCCACAATCCTCGGCCCGCCCCTCTTGCCCACCTAGTTCCTTTTTGGGGCTGCTTCGCTTTCCCTTACCTTCGTAGTACCCCCTAGCCGCAGGGGTACATTCTTACTTAGACGTGGAAGTGGAATCCGAATTCATTCACAGGCTTAAGTAGAAAACACAATCTTTATTTTAAGAACCTAGgtttggggttggggtggggacaCTAACTGGGGTCGAGGTAGACTGGGGGAGGGGTCAGCTCTGAAGGGAAGAACTGACGACAAATAAGGCTTTATTGGCGCAGGTCCCCAAGGATGCCCCGCTCGGAGGCTGCATTGCCCAGAATGAAGCCCACAGCCAGGGAAACTGTTTGGTCGAAGGAACCTCGCAGCTGCTCCACGTGCTGGTTCAGGGTCGCCAGCTGGTCTCGCAGTGGGCCCAGAACTGTCGAGATGTCGCCCAAGTGCGTCAAGGCCTGCAGCAGAGCGGTGTTCAGCGACTGGGGCGCAACCTGCGGGGGCGCACGGTCCTGGGGAAGGTCAGGAGGCTCATTCGGGCCCTCCATGTCGTAGTCGTGGGTTGGTGGCGAGGAGGATCCGAGGGCATGGCCAGGCTCAGGAGTCAGAGTGCCGAGGGCCATAGGGGTAGGGGAGCTGGTATTGCGGCGGGCATCTGCGGACCTCTTAGTGGAAGAGCTGAATCTGAGCGCAGAAGCGGGGTCGGCATCTCCCATAGCCCCTAGGAGAGAAGCGCGTGGTCCCGCTGGTGGTCCGTGCGGAATCCTACCTCCGGGTTccgcccctcccccattcctgcCCACACCGCAGCGCCTACCTGGCTCGACTGATGTGGGTGCAGAAGTTAACACCGCGAGGGTCGTGCGACCGCGGCGATGGGGACGTCCAGGCCCCGCAGGGCGACGGCGGACCCGCCGGTGCCCATCGTCACCCAGCAGCCCCATGAGCTCGCGGATCTGGTCGTCGTAGGGCCCGGACGGCTGACCCTGGGAGTCTCGAAGTTTGTCCTTGAGGAACTTGTAGCGGCGGCGGCACTGAGCCGGCGTACGCCGAACTTGCTGACGGGCCAGCGCGGCCGACACGCGGCGGTAGGTGGGTAGAGCCTGCCGGCGATCCAGCAGGAGTGAGCGCCACATGGCCGGCTGCAGCAGCGTGCCCAGAAGTAGCTCCGTCTCTCGGGCACTCCAGGGTGTGCGCTGCGCCGAGCCCGGGGACACGGGAGCCTTGGGCGAACCAGGCTCCGCCATCGCGCCCGGCGTGGGGGCGAAGGCATCAGACGTAGTCTCCCGGACGTCCCCCGCCGGCCGCAGCTCGGCGTCGAGGCTAGCTGGCGACGGTGGCGAGAATGGGGCGGGCCGCCGGGGACGAAGCAGCATTCCGGAGGAAAGTGGAGGTGCGTGTGTTCGGAGGCTATAGCCTCACCGGGAAAGAGGGCTCCTGCAGAGCCGCCCACACACGCTGTAAGGACCCCACGCCGCCGTCCTCTACGTCTGAGCTGGGTCGAGGAGACCCTCCCATCGGcccgccgccccgcccctccTCGGCCCGCCCCTCTTGCCCACCTAGTTCCTTTTTGGAGGTGCGTGTACCTTGCGTTTTCTCCCCCATCCCTTTTCTAGCCCTTTCTTTAGGGGCCCTAGCCCAGAGAACAGAGTTTTGCCCAATCATTACACAAATCAGAacgtgtgaaaaaaaaaaaaaaaacacctttttttttttaaattaataaaacaaaacaaaacaaaaaaacaaaccatttaatcagccaggcatagtggcccacgcctttttatctcagcactggggaggcagaggcaggagaatccctgtgagttcgaggctagcatggtctacaaagcaagttctaggacgggtagggctacatagagaaaccttgtctcgaaaaacaaaacaaaacaaaagaatggagaaaccaaaaaaaaaaaaaaattaattaaggtaCAATATAATGAGACTGAGTGAGGAGGACAACTCgtttttatatttgtgttatGCCCATTACTCACTACTCACAAACAGCCCATGAATACCTCCAAACACAAAACTCTGGCACCCTTTCTGTCTAGTGCACTGGAATGTGTTTTtagaaatgtgtttttgttttgttttgtttttccatgtaatTAGCatggctgtgttactttgcctgcttTCATCTGGCTGTGGGCTTTGGGAGATAGACatgttttgtatctaatttactgaTCTAGCTAACAGTGGTGTGTTCCTGTAAGGAGGCCACTTGGATGCTAGATTTGATAGAGATCAATGGCCGGCTGTTGGGGTTGGAGTCTTAGTTCACATACACTACAAGGAATCTCGTTAGTATAGTAAAATGTATCTACTAATAAAGGTGACAATATCACCTCTTCCCCCAAAGTTAAGACCAAGAAAAAGGAGCTGGGCAGAGATGGGGCATggttttaataccagcactcccagcactcaggaacagGAGGCAGACTGATCCCTGAGTCTTCAGagtgggtgagttccaggacagctggagctatacagagaaaccttgtatcaaaaaaccaagccaaaacaaacaagaaaaggatgCTCAAAGTTAGTCTTAGTGTAGAATTCTTGGCCAGTGTAgtaagacaataaaaagaaacattatataAAGATGGGAAATGAATTCCTAGTGACCTGTGTGCTAGCTTAGCTATACAAGCCCCAGTTTTACAGAGATCAGTGGAATCTTGTTTCCTACCTACTACCTCTGGGATTTTAGTAGTCTCCTGCTGTGGGACGCACTGCTACAATGCATCAGCAAAGACTAGCTACTGTTTCATTATTTAGTGATTTGTAGCCAGGGGCTTGAGCAAAGACCGAGAGACATGACTGGGACAGGCCAGAGTGGCTTCTAACTAGCCATACCAAGCCTAGGTGCCTGGGACAGTATTCCAGAGTTACAGCCTGTTGTCCTCAGGGTCTTCATCACCTGGCTCAAGCCCCACAGTGATGGTACCTAGTGGCTCTAGGGCAAGGTAGGGGGATCATCTTTGCTCTTTAAACACACTGTGTGTCCATCTTGAGCTTTACTCTCAGTATTGTGGTTTTAGGGTAGTTAAACTCCCATCTGTGTTGGAGGCTTCCGTCAACTTCCCTCAGTACTCAGGGGACCTGACTCCAGGCTCAGCACAGGGTAGGGACCAGAGAGGTGAGAATCACTGAGCCTTGAAGGCCAATGGCTGTCATTTTTTCCCTCTGCATAACCACCAGGCAGATAGCTCTATTGTCGTCACGCCCCGAAGGACCTGCTAGctttcattaaaaacaacaacaatccagTAAACACACGTAAGAGCCCCTGGCCCTAAGCCCATCTCGCCACTGTGTCCTGAATGAGTACATTGAGATGCAAgtcactccccacccccttcgCGTCTCAGACACCTTGGAAGCTCAGGAGAGGTCCCAATGGGTGGTCAAATGAAGCAGCCAGCTCTGTCCTGTCCATAGGCTGATCAGTAGAAACTGGTTGGGGTGGACAAGTTACAGCAGGGAACCCCTCCCCCACATTGGTGCTGTGGGCAAATGAGCTGTGGTCATCAGAAGTCTTGGCCTTGGAATTAGAGGTGAGTATCCCTGACCTGGTCACTGTGATAGTGAGGGCGTGAATGTCACCAAGAATGTGGTGTGATCTGGAAGTATGGCTTTCAGTTCTGGGCTGGGTATATTTCCTATTGAAGTCCTTTAGACCCTAGGTGAGGTGCCCCTGCTGAGCCAAGGACTTACTTTAGCCTCAAAGTGGGTgttgcttttgaaacctccaaaaATGGACCATATGGCAGTAGCTTGGTAGAAATGACTTTATTTAGAAATCTGTACCTTGTGACATCAGGGCGCCATGCAAACAGCGCTGAAGCCAAAAGCCTGTTCACCTCCCCACGCAACAAGTCAGCACCATTGGAATGCTGGTCTGCGCTGGATAGCTCCTGCACTAGATACAAAATCTGAAAATGTAGGTGCTGATCAACAGAACATAATCCTTATAGAAAAGTCCCGAAACAGTCGCGTGTGCATGGCCAGGACTCCCAGTCTCACTCACATCCAGTGTAAGCAAGGCCTGGTGTCTCCAGCAAATTCATGTGAGGAAACACATCTCAGCATtaaaaatcccagcatttggtcaCAAGTCACAGCTTCCTAGAAATACCACTAGCTGCTTCACTACAAAATCCCTACTTCTAATGTACAGAACAGTCTTGGTCTTGTGGCAGGCGGGGCTCCCTTGGTGCCAGTCTGAACAACAAGAGTTTTTCCCACCCGCTGCACTCCATCATATTCTCAGCCCTCCTGGCCAGCGGACCCCTTCCCACTGAGCCAAAGCCCAGCACCAGCTGTTGAGGATCTAGAAATCCAGGTGTCTGATGCCACTGAGGCAGCAAGCTTCGCTCACACCTTTGTCGGTCTAACAAAGCGCAGAGCCGAGGGAACACAGTGGATGGGTGTGCGCATGCACAGCTGCGGAAGGCTGGTCGGCAGCCATTCTCAGGGTCCACATGGCAGTAAAGGGACTTTGCTCCCAGAGGCCCCAGGAAGGTGATCCTGTGTTGTTGGCGCTGCTGTTGGTGTGCGGTGCTCTTTCCCCTTTTCCAGGGGCCAAGAGCCTCTACCCAGCATCCCTGGCAACCGCAACTGTTGTAAGCTGGGGGCAGGAGGCAACAGGCCGTGGGGAGGGTCAACTGCTGAGACAGAAGGCCCAGCTGGGACAGAGAAGCAGCTTCTCCcactctc
The sequence above is drawn from the Peromyscus leucopus breed LL Stock chromosome 1, UCI_PerLeu_2.1, whole genome shotgun sequence genome and encodes:
- the Utf1 gene encoding undifferentiated embryonic cell transcription factor 1, translating into MLLRPRRPAPFSPPSPASLDAELRPAGDVRETTSDAFAPTPGAMAEPGSPKAPVSPGSAQRTPWSARETELLLGTLLQPAMWRSLLLDRRQALPTYRRVSAALARQQVRRTPAQCRRRYKFLKDKLRDSQGQPSGPYDDQIRELMGLLGDDGHRRVRRRPAGPGRPHRRGRRIPHGPPAGPRASLLGAMGDADPASALRFSSSTKRSADARRNTSSPTPMALGTLTPEPGHALGSSSPPTHDYDMEGPNEPPDLPQDRAPPQVAPQSLNTALLQALTHLGDISTVLGPLRDQLATLNQHVEQLRGSFDQTVSLAVGFILGNAASERGILGDLRQ